The nucleotide sequence TCCTTCCACTTCATCTTATAGGAAGCATATCTGTCTACAGCATAGAAGGTGGATGCTACATAGGGATTCACATCCTCCGGATTACTACCAAAGTCACCATTAAGGTACATCTTAATGAGCGCAGAAGAATCGCTGTTATAGTCAGGATACTCTACTTTTTTCACCTTAAATCCCTCAGTCTGCAATCGTGCAAAAAGAGTTAAACTCTGTGTCGCTTTACCGCTGCCATCGGAACCGTCAATTATTATCAGTTTGCCCTTCATAATTTCCCTCTTTTCCTATTGTTCAATAACTCTTATTTTTTCTTCATCAATACCTAGTATTGTAACACCGTTAGATAGATAATATTGTACCATACTTATGGCATCCCTATCTATAAATTCACCCATCATAATTATAGGTACACCCGGCGGGTATGGAACTATGTTTGTCCCACTTATCTTACCTTCACAGTCCTTAAGATCTACCAGCGCGCTCTTTGATTCTACTGCCTGCCACGGAAGAAGTGCTCTTGATGGTATGGTGCCTACTTTAATTTCAATAGGTTTCCTTTTATAGTCACTCATAGGAAAGTCCTTTAGTGCCATAAAAAGCCTTTCAAAATCTTCCTTTGAGTTAAAAGGTGATGATATAAGAACAGTGTTAAAACCATCACTCATCTCTGATTGAACACCTTTGAGCCTTAAATAATCAAGAAGGGCATAACCATTGTACTCCTTATCTACATTAATTATCAACCTTGTCCTATCAAACCCTACTGGAGATTGCGCATACTCTGATTTTATATCCTCCTGACTTATAACATGCAGCCCCTTTATCTGGTTTATTCTATCCCTGTAATCATCAACAGTTTTAATTAAACTATCAAAAGCTTCTCTACCGTATGTTTCTAAATAATACCTTGCATAATCCATGGAAGCCATGAAAGTATAAGAAGGACTGGTAGAAGAAAACATACTGACATAAAAATCGGTTAAACTCTTATCCATGGTTTCTCCTATGTGTAAGTATGCTGTCTGGGTTAAGCTGGGTAATGTTTTATGCGCACTCATTACAGCCATGTCTGCTCCAAGCTTTATTGGATTATCCGGAAGTAATGGTGATATTCCAAAATGGGCCCCATGAGCACAGTCAACCAACACCTTAATGCCTCTTTCCTTGCACTTCTTAACAACCAAACTCAAGTCACAGGTTATCCCATAATAGTTTGGATAAGTCAGTATTACCCCATTAATATCACTGTTCTCTTCTAATGTTTGTAGAAAATGTCCCATATCTATAGATATGGGAGCATTGTACCTTTTACTCATATAATTTTTTATATAAATTGGTTGAAGCTTCCTCATTATTATACCGTTAAATATAGACCTATGACAGTTTCTTTCAACCAGAACCTTATCCCCCTCTTTGAAGGCTGAAAATATCATTGCTAAGTTACCACTGGTACTACCGTTTACAAGAAAATATGACGCTCTGCTTCCGTATAACTTCGCCAGCAATTCCTGAGCCTCTTTAATTATCCCTTGAGGATTGTGAAGATTATCTAAGCCTTCAACTTCCGTTATGTCACCTTTTAGCATAACTTCATTAAAAAGCCTTCCCTCATCTGTACATGTAAACCCTCTTCCGCTTTTGTGTCCCGGCATTGAAAAAGGCGCATTTCTCTCATCTATATACTTTTTCAAGGCTTTTAAAACCGGTATATTATTCAATTTTCATCCGCCCCTCAAATTTATCTAGAAGTCATATTCTATGTTCTACTACATATGGCTGCTCAACCTTTTTTCTCTCAATAATAAATCAACTACGGTTTTCTTTATGCAATCTCTATAGTAGTTATAAAAGTCTGTATTAACTTTTGCGTTAATCAACCTGTTTTCGCAAGCTTTACATAGAATTCTTCCATTGATAATTATACCATTGTTTAGTGTCTTTCTACAAATTATACATCTTTGCTTTTCCATAAGCAGGCATTCTGCTTCAGCCTTTTGCCCTGGTTCAGCAGAATGACACGCACCCCCTTATAAATGTTAAAACTATCTTGATTATTGCCTCGTATACTATATTGTATTCAGAAGAAGTCAAAAACTTATGTTGTCCACTTTTTTTATTTAACTTTTTTATTCAACAATTGTAAATATAATTTGTTTAATAGGGAAAAATACTTCCATAAGTTTTGAAAGAAAAAAATAGAGTGGAGGCCTTTTATGAAGCAGGAAGTAATATCCTATTTACATACAATCAAAGATGAGATATATAATCTAACTAAATTTCTTTATGATAATCCGGAAAAAAGCTATCACGAAACCAAGGCTTGTAATTTACTAATTGAAACCTTAAAGAATAACAACTTCAAAGTCATTCCAAACTATTTAGATATATCAACAGCCTTTTACGCTGAATATGGAAATGGCTATCCGAGAATATGTTTTTTCTGTGATTATGACGCGGTTCCTGATAAGGGCCATATTCATGGGCATAATTTAAGCAGCGCAATTTCTTGTGCAGCAGCCTTATCCCTGTCAAAAGTAGTAGATAAAATTGGAGGCACAATAATTGTTTTAGGTAGTCCTGGTGAATACGTAGGCGGAGCTAAGGTAACAATGGCAAAGCAAGGTATATTAAATGATATGGATGTTGCTATGATGGTTCATCCTGATATACTTACTGCTGAAAGCGGAACTTCAAAAGCTATATTGCCCTTATGTATTAAATTTACTAGTAACGACGGTGTTACCTATTTGAAATCTAATTCTCTGTCTCCTCTTGATGCATGCCTTTTTGTTTTAAATGGACTTAATGTGATTTTAAAGGGCTATAATGGTACAGTACAAATTGATACCTTATTAGAAAATGGAGGCTATACTCCCTCTTTGCCTCATGATGTATGTGAAATAAGGTTATATATAAGAGCAGTGGATTATTGTACTGCTGAACAGGTTAAGGATCAGATAAAGAAGTTGGTTGAGGCTTCTTCGGCAATAACAAATATTTCTTGTGAAGTCAAAATAAATGAACTTCCTTATTGTCAACTGACCACCAATAAAACTCTTTCACGTATATTCAGTCACAATTTGAAGGAATTAGGAGTTATTGATTCCTGTGGTGTCTACGATATTGAAGCCGGTATTAGTATGGGTACTGTTAGTGAGTATGTCCCATGCATACATCCCTTTATACAAATAACAGATAGAGATGATATTTCTTATGGAAGTCCTGACTTCGCTGCTGCTACCCTAAGCTCTTTTGCTCAGGAACGAGCAATTACTGCTGCAGCTGCTTTAGCAGTTACTGCTGTGGATATAATTCAGAAGGAAACCATATTATCAAAAATTAAAGAGGAATTTTATGCGAGTAAGAAAAAAATAGAGGGATAACCCTCTATTTTTTATGAAACCTTACACTTATATTCATCTTTTATTGTCTGCTCTATTTTATTAATCAAGGTACTGCTAGGATGAAAGAAAAACATCTTTTCTCTGTCATCAGATTTATATATGCAATAATATATTCCACCATTAAAAATAGAACATAAATAACAGTTATACTTCATTCCCAAAAGTAAAAATCTGAATGTATTTATCTTCTTTATACTTATAATATCCTTAACTTTAATATTATGCTCAACATGTTGTTCCCGTTTTGAAATTTTATAAATAATTAGTTGATTAGAAATCAGTGAAATTTTGTATTTATATTTAAACCTTATAGTTAATTTCGTTACTATAGCCACAAGTATAGTGAAAACTAAAGCACTGGTTATTCCATCTGCAAGCGTACCGCCATCAATAAAATCCCTTAACATATCATTTATTGGTATTATTATAGCGAGTAAAAAGAATATACCTATTATAGTTGGCAACTTTCTATGGCAATATTCTTCTTTATATATGGTTTTCATTATATTCCTCCAGATACACCCTTAAGTGATTTATACAGCTAATCTATAGCTGACATAGAGATTATACATGTATTGTAGCTAAATATCCATAGCATGTACACTCTTTTGTAGGCTTGTTTACTTTAAAAACTGTCAATACAGCTTAAATTACTATAAAAACACCATAGCCGTGATGTTTTCTATGTATTCCTTTTATTATCTAGCCCTTACATTTTGGTTTTATATCTAAACCTTTTCATAATTTATAATAAAAATATTCTGTACACTGCTATTTTTTAATAGTATAATGTTTTTGCTGCAGTGAATTCTAGGAGGTGAAGTTATGATAAATATATTTAAGAGCATAGATGAGAACAGTGGTAGCCTTCAAAAAATTGATAATCTTGAACCTGGTTGTTGGATAAATGTGGTGGCCCCCACAGATCAAGAACTTCTACTTGTATCCAAAAAGACCGGGGTGCCTATTGAATTTTTAAGAGCACCTCTTGACGATGAGGAAACCTCTCGTCTTGAAATTGAAGATAGTAACATCTTAGTTATTGTGGATATCCCTTTTACAGAGATGGAAGATAATTCCCTTACTTATGACACTTATCCATTGGCAATTATACACACTGAAAAAGAGATTATTACAGTATGCTTAAAAAACAGCAAAATACTTACGGATTTTACAGAAGGAAAAGTTCGTTCCTTTTTTACTTATAAACGTTCGCGGTTCATCTTGCAGATTTTAAATAGAATATCAACATACTACTTACTTTATCTACGGCAGATTGATAAGAAAAGTCTTATGATTGAAAAAAAGCTTCATAAGTCCATGAAAAACAAAGAGCTAATACAACTTCTTTCACTGGAAAAGTCCTTAGTATACTTTTCAACTTCCTTAAAATCTAATGAAATTACCTTAGAAAAGATGTTGAAGTTGGAGTTTATTACTAAGTATGAAGAAGATAAGGATGTCCTGGAAGATGTAATAATAGAAAATAAGCAAGCTATCGAAATGGCAAATATTTATAGTAATATTCTTTCCGGAACAATGGATGCCTTTGCCTCAGTAATATCTAATAATCTGAACATTGTTATGAAGCTCTTAGCTTCAGTTACAATTGTCATGTCCATACCTAATATGATTTCAGGTCTGTTTGGTATGAACTTCGAAAATATTCCATTTGGTGACCACCCCTTCGGGTTTTGGTTTGTCATTGGCACTATAGCGTTCTTATGTGTCTCAACTGCCGTATACCTAAATAAAAAAGATATGTTTTAATAAAAAAGCACAACAATCTATCTTGGATTATTGTGCTTTTTTTACACATGGTCTTAAATAAATGCTAAAATGGTTATCAAGCCATTATAGTTACTAATACAATATACTATAATAAAATAACCATAGTTGAGGGTGAAATTATGTTAGGAAATAAGTTAAAATACGGTGATACTATCGGTGTAATTGCTCCGGCCAGTCCTGAAGATAGATCAGTTATTGAAGAAAAACTTACTGTTCTAAAGGAATTAGGTTTTAAAATAAAAGCTGGAAAACATCTGTATGACCACAAAGGCTTCCTAGCCGGTGATGATATCCATAGGGCAGAAGATCTTATGTCACTGTTCTATGCTAGTGATATAAAGATGGTTTTATGCTTTAGAGGCGGCTATGGAACCATGCGACTGCTACCTCACTTAGATCTGGATGTAATAAAAAGTAACCCAAAAATATTTATGGGATTTAGTGATATAACCGTTCTACTTAATATTTTTTATCAAAAATTAGGGCTTATTACCTTTCACGGTCCTATGGTGAACTCAGACCTAAAAGATAGCACTACCTTAAATTCTATGTTAACCACATTGATGGAAGGGGACCGGCCCTATAATATTTATAATCCTCCAGATACACCTCTAAACTATATAAATTTCAAAGATTCTGTAGAAGGAAGAATTGTCGGGGGTAATCTAGCCCTTATATGCAGTACCCTTGGAACTAAATACGAAATTAATACGGACAATAAAATCCTCTTTCTGGAGGACGTAGATGAGCCTCCATATAAGGTAGATAGAATGTTGACTCAACTTATCCTCTCCGGTAAACTTCACCGTTGCAAAGCTATTTTGTTAGGCCAGTTTACTGACTGTACTTTGCCCCATTACGAGAGAAGTTTAACTTTGGAGGAGGTCATTAAAGACAGGATTTATAATCTTGGAGTCCCAACTTGTTCAAACTTTATGAGCGGCCACGGCAGCCCAAAACTAACACTGCCCATTGGAGCCAAAGTTGCACTAGATCCAAACAGTAATGGCATTAGGGTGCTGGAAAAGGTCGTAAAATAATTCCAGTAATTAATGCATAATAAAAGAAAATTGCGTAGCAATTTGTTTGGTGACAAGTTAAGAGTTACAAGTTTATGATACCTTTTCTCAGCTTTGCTGAGAAAAGCTTAAAACATATAAGATAAGAAATTCTGTTCTGGTGAATTTCATCCATAAATTGTAACTTGTCACTTATCATTTGTCACTGGTACACACTTTCCTTCTATTGTAGAAAAAAATAAAGAACTCCGAATTTATCGGAGTTCTCACTATGGAGGCGCCACCCAGATTTGAACTGGGGATGAGGGTGTTGCAGACCCGTGCCTTACCACTTGGCTATAGCGCCATATTAATGGTGGCTAGACCAGGAATCGAACCAGGGACACGAGGATTTTCAGTCCTCTGCTCTACCGACTGAGCTATCTAGCCATTCATATGTAATTAAGCCTTTCGGCCAACCTGGCAACGTCCTACTCTTCCACTCAGTCTCCCGAGCAGTACCATCGGCGCTGTGAGTCTTAACCATCGTGTTCGGAATGGGAACGGGTGTAACCCTCACGCTATTATCACCAGATATCAGAGAAGCTTGTTCTCTGAAAATTGCACATAAGAATGTGTTTTAGGTCAAGTCCTCGACCTATTAGTACTAGTCAGCTGCACACATTACTGTGCTTACACCTCTAGCCTATCAACCTTGTGTTCTTCAAGGGGTCTTACTGACTTACGTCATGGGAAATCTTATCTTGAGGTGGGCTTCACGCTTAGATGCTTTCAGCGTTTATCCCGTCCCGACATAGCTACCCAGCGGTGCTCCTGGCAGAACAACTGGTACACCAGAGGTCAGTCCATCCCGGTCCTCTCGTACTAAGGACAGCTCCTCTCAAATTTCCTACGCCCGCGACGGATAGGGACCGAACTGTCTCACGACGTTCTGAACCCAGCTCGCGTGCCGCTTTAATGGGCGAACAGCCCAACCCTTGGGACCTACTTCAGCCCCAGGATGCGACGAGCCGACATCGAGGTGCCAAACCTCCCCGT is from Clostridium thermarum and encodes:
- a CDS encoding aminotransferase class I/II-fold pyridoxal phosphate-dependent enzyme codes for the protein MNNIPVLKALKKYIDERNAPFSMPGHKSGRGFTCTDEGRLFNEVMLKGDITEVEGLDNLHNPQGIIKEAQELLAKLYGSRASYFLVNGSTSGNLAMIFSAFKEGDKVLVERNCHRSIFNGIIMRKLQPIYIKNYMSKRYNAPISIDMGHFLQTLEENSDINGVILTYPNYYGITCDLSLVVKKCKERGIKVLVDCAHGAHFGISPLLPDNPIKLGADMAVMSAHKTLPSLTQTAYLHIGETMDKSLTDFYVSMFSSTSPSYTFMASMDYARYYLETYGREAFDSLIKTVDDYRDRINQIKGLHVISQEDIKSEYAQSPVGFDRTRLIINVDKEYNGYALLDYLRLKGVQSEMSDGFNTVLISSPFNSKEDFERLFMALKDFPMSDYKRKPIEIKVGTIPSRALLPWQAVESKSALVDLKDCEGKISGTNIVPYPPGVPIIMMGEFIDRDAISMVQYYLSNGVTILGIDEEKIRVIEQ
- a CDS encoding sigma factor G inhibitor Gin, with translation MEKQRCIICRKTLNNGIIINGRILCKACENRLINAKVNTDFYNYYRDCIKKTVVDLLLREKRLSSHM
- a CDS encoding M20 family metallopeptidase, with protein sequence MKQEVISYLHTIKDEIYNLTKFLYDNPEKSYHETKACNLLIETLKNNNFKVIPNYLDISTAFYAEYGNGYPRICFFCDYDAVPDKGHIHGHNLSSAISCAAALSLSKVVDKIGGTIIVLGSPGEYVGGAKVTMAKQGILNDMDVAMMVHPDILTAESGTSKAILPLCIKFTSNDGVTYLKSNSLSPLDACLFVLNGLNVILKGYNGTVQIDTLLENGGYTPSLPHDVCEIRLYIRAVDYCTAEQVKDQIKKLVEASSAITNISCEVKINELPYCQLTTNKTLSRIFSHNLKELGVIDSCGVYDIEAGISMGTVSEYVPCIHPFIQITDRDDISYGSPDFAAATLSSFAQERAITAAAALAVTAVDIIQKETILSKIKEEFYASKKKIEG
- a CDS encoding magnesium transporter CorA family protein, encoding MINIFKSIDENSGSLQKIDNLEPGCWINVVAPTDQELLLVSKKTGVPIEFLRAPLDDEETSRLEIEDSNILVIVDIPFTEMEDNSLTYDTYPLAIIHTEKEIITVCLKNSKILTDFTEGKVRSFFTYKRSRFILQILNRISTYYLLYLRQIDKKSLMIEKKLHKSMKNKELIQLLSLEKSLVYFSTSLKSNEITLEKMLKLEFITKYEEDKDVLEDVIIENKQAIEMANIYSNILSGTMDAFASVISNNLNIVMKLLASVTIVMSIPNMISGLFGMNFENIPFGDHPFGFWFVIGTIAFLCVSTAVYLNKKDMF
- a CDS encoding S66 peptidase family protein — its product is MLGNKLKYGDTIGVIAPASPEDRSVIEEKLTVLKELGFKIKAGKHLYDHKGFLAGDDIHRAEDLMSLFYASDIKMVLCFRGGYGTMRLLPHLDLDVIKSNPKIFMGFSDITVLLNIFYQKLGLITFHGPMVNSDLKDSTTLNSMLTTLMEGDRPYNIYNPPDTPLNYINFKDSVEGRIVGGNLALICSTLGTKYEINTDNKILFLEDVDEPPYKVDRMLTQLILSGKLHRCKAILLGQFTDCTLPHYERSLTLEEVIKDRIYNLGVPTCSNFMSGHGSPKLTLPIGAKVALDPNSNGIRVLEKVVK